The following are from one region of the Stigmatella ashevillena genome:
- a CDS encoding leucyl aminopeptidase has product MNFSFASGDAVRAGGALLVIPLFDGDLGDTLPSALASAEKALEGKLRTAAAQEGFKAKADQSVSIHTLGRLEAERVVLLGLGPRAKFTPEVLRLAAGRAAKAVQKLKVTDFSFALPSTEQPELAVRATVEGLLLGTYRFDRYKSSSKEEKSPSRSTSVRLVLPEGTQKGPGLEQALELGRRVAEATNWARDLVNEPANVVNPESLAQAAQEIAKEAGLKATIGGQRDIERLDMGMFLAVARGSVHEPRLIHVVYTPKNPKDAKRPPLALVGKAITFDSGGLSLKPSDSMVDMKTDMAGSAAVLGAMKVIGALKPPFPVHAFIGACENMPSGDAYRPGDILTSRLGKTVEITNTDAEGRLVLGDILTWACEHKPSAIIDLATLTGACVVALGNYIVGAFGEHDATVGAVLEAARSAGEEFWRMPVTDLQKDALRSEVADMKNSGERWGGAINAALFLREFVGTTPWVHLDIAGPSQSPKERGYFNKGATGVGVRSLVEYVRQRTAEAAQAPEEEAAAPVKPAKGAKPGKGKAPRA; this is encoded by the coding sequence ATGAACTTCAGCTTTGCCTCCGGCGACGCCGTGCGGGCCGGTGGCGCCCTGCTCGTCATTCCCCTGTTCGACGGCGACCTGGGAGACACCCTCCCCTCCGCGCTGGCTTCCGCCGAGAAAGCCCTGGAGGGCAAGCTGAGAACCGCCGCTGCCCAGGAGGGTTTCAAGGCCAAGGCAGATCAAAGCGTGTCCATCCACACATTGGGCCGCCTCGAGGCCGAGCGCGTGGTGCTCCTGGGCCTCGGCCCCCGCGCCAAGTTTACCCCCGAGGTGCTGCGTCTGGCCGCGGGCCGCGCCGCCAAGGCGGTCCAGAAGCTGAAGGTGACGGACTTCTCCTTCGCCCTGCCCAGCACGGAGCAGCCCGAGCTGGCCGTGCGTGCCACCGTCGAGGGGCTGCTGCTCGGCACCTACCGGTTCGATCGCTACAAGAGCTCCTCCAAGGAGGAGAAGTCTCCGTCCCGGTCCACGTCGGTGCGGCTCGTGCTGCCCGAGGGGACGCAGAAGGGCCCCGGGCTGGAGCAGGCACTGGAGCTGGGCCGGCGCGTGGCCGAAGCGACCAACTGGGCCAGGGATCTGGTCAACGAGCCGGCCAACGTGGTGAATCCCGAGAGTCTGGCCCAGGCCGCCCAAGAGATCGCGAAGGAAGCGGGCCTCAAGGCCACCATCGGCGGACAGCGGGACATCGAGCGCCTGGACATGGGCATGTTCCTCGCCGTGGCCCGGGGCAGCGTGCACGAGCCCCGGCTGATTCACGTGGTCTACACGCCGAAGAACCCCAAGGACGCCAAGCGGCCTCCCCTGGCGCTGGTGGGCAAGGCCATCACGTTCGACTCGGGAGGCCTGTCGCTCAAGCCCTCGGACTCGATGGTGGACATGAAGACGGACATGGCCGGCTCGGCCGCGGTGCTGGGGGCCATGAAGGTGATTGGCGCGCTCAAGCCGCCCTTCCCCGTGCACGCCTTCATCGGCGCGTGCGAGAACATGCCCTCGGGCGATGCGTACCGTCCGGGAGACATCCTCACCTCGCGCCTGGGCAAGACGGTGGAGATCACCAACACGGACGCCGAGGGGCGGCTCGTGCTGGGCGACATCCTCACCTGGGCGTGTGAGCACAAGCCCTCGGCGATCATCGATCTGGCCACGCTGACGGGCGCCTGCGTGGTGGCCCTGGGCAACTACATCGTGGGAGCGTTTGGGGAGCACGACGCCACGGTGGGGGCGGTGCTGGAGGCGGCACGCTCGGCGGGCGAGGAGTTCTGGAGAATGCCGGTCACGGATCTTCAGAAGGATGCGCTGCGCTCCGAGGTGGCGGACATGAAGAACTCCGGCGAGCGCTGGGGCGGCGCCATCAACGCGGCCCTGTTCCTTCGCGAGTTCGTGGGCACCACGCCGTGGGTGCACCTGGACATCGCCGGCCCCTCGCAGAGCCCCAAGGAGCGCGGCTACTTCAACAAGGGCGCTACGGGCGTCGGCGTGCGCTCGCTGGTGGAGTACGTGCGGCAGCGCACCGCCGAGGCGGCCCAGGCTCCGGAGGAAGAAGCCGCCGCGCCGGTCAAGCCCGCCAAGGGCGCAAAGCCGGGCAAGGGCAAGGCGCCGCGCGCCTGA
- a CDS encoding sulfite exporter TauE/SafE family protein, with translation MTVLLLIAAGGVAGLAGALLGVGGGVVLVPVLVLGFKLPVEEAVPASLMCVVASSCAAAASYVDKRLSDIRLGLTLELATVMGALIGGLVAVYIAPAVVAVVFGLFALYVGLQILLVRSPQAEPVQGMYTPVNYPLGVSGSFVAGGLSALLGVGGGPLKVPLMSYGMRVPFKVASATSSLMIGVTGAASVASYAWRGHLKLALVSPLIVGVLAGAHGGSRLMPYVSTAVLKKLFAGLLLVVAVQMLWKGGEGLWPSIWK, from the coding sequence ATGACGGTTCTACTTCTCATTGCCGCGGGTGGGGTGGCGGGTCTGGCGGGGGCGTTGCTCGGTGTCGGCGGAGGGGTGGTGCTGGTGCCGGTGCTGGTCCTCGGGTTCAAGCTGCCGGTGGAAGAGGCGGTTCCCGCCAGCCTCATGTGTGTGGTGGCCAGCTCGTGTGCGGCCGCGGCCAGCTACGTGGACAAGCGCCTGAGTGACATTCGCCTGGGGCTGACGCTGGAGCTGGCCACGGTGATGGGCGCCCTCATCGGCGGGCTGGTGGCGGTCTACATCGCTCCGGCCGTGGTGGCGGTGGTGTTTGGCCTCTTCGCCCTCTATGTCGGCTTGCAGATTCTCCTGGTGCGCTCGCCCCAAGCAGAGCCGGTGCAGGGGATGTACACGCCGGTGAACTACCCCCTGGGTGTCTCCGGCTCATTCGTCGCCGGAGGGCTGTCGGCCCTGCTGGGCGTCGGCGGCGGCCCGCTCAAGGTGCCGCTGATGAGCTATGGCATGCGGGTGCCTTTCAAGGTGGCCAGCGCCACCAGCAGTCTGATGATTGGCGTGACGGGGGCCGCGAGCGTGGCCTCCTATGCCTGGCGCGGCCACCTCAAACTGGCGCTCGTCTCCCCGTTGATTGTGGGCGTGCTGGCAGGCGCGCATGGGGGAAGCCGGTTGATGCCTTACGTCTCCACCGCGGTGCTCAAGAAGCTGTTCGCGGGGCTGCTGCTGGTGGTGGCGGTACAGATGCTGTGGAAGGGGGGGGAGGGATTGTGGCCGAGCATATGGAAATGA
- a CDS encoding DUF4388 domain-containing protein has product MAHVVPPRPKATPRISGEAVALELERPLAAGLSPLRPLAAHFHAPEGMILLREPPDLIGYFAGNLGSLFMEDVFSYVLSGIRSGQLVIQHGSLRRTVSFRDGQVVFATSSERYERLGAVIVQLGLITSEQLTHAIGLVTPSRRLGQVLVTEGTVSESNLYNAMTFLVREVVLNLFEMMEGNFLFLETQPPVADIVKLPERTRDLVIQGIKRGEATNRMRRLYPEDTRVVAGALAVPPGEEALFARVRHGVTLKELRPAYEGSIHAFLTWVEDRLRTGELVVEPLPVASSSLGSFDWGPAPETLGPEDRYNLLLSLVYRALQEVGRDVGMLSSFLDAPPAGLEEAYSGVTLDEDGRVDVALIRNNVASGDEALSRALTLEALDAFVSYALFTAQNALPPDIAGQLSLTYRALQEGLT; this is encoded by the coding sequence GTGGCGCACGTGGTTCCTCCACGTCCCAAGGCCACTCCTCGCATCTCCGGTGAAGCGGTTGCTCTGGAACTTGAGCGGCCGCTCGCCGCGGGATTGTCTCCGCTGCGTCCCCTGGCCGCGCACTTCCATGCGCCCGAGGGGATGATCCTCCTCCGAGAGCCGCCCGATCTCATCGGCTACTTCGCCGGCAATCTGGGCTCGCTCTTCATGGAGGACGTGTTCTCCTACGTCCTGTCCGGCATCCGCAGCGGCCAGCTCGTCATCCAGCATGGCTCGCTGCGCCGCACGGTGTCGTTCCGCGACGGACAGGTCGTCTTCGCCACCTCCTCCGAGCGCTACGAGCGCCTGGGCGCCGTCATCGTCCAGCTTGGGCTCATCACCTCTGAGCAGCTCACGCATGCCATTGGGCTGGTGACGCCCTCGCGGCGGCTGGGCCAGGTGCTCGTCACCGAGGGGACGGTCTCCGAGTCGAACCTCTACAATGCCATGACGTTCCTGGTGCGCGAGGTGGTGTTGAACCTCTTCGAGATGATGGAGGGCAACTTCCTCTTCCTGGAGACGCAGCCTCCCGTCGCGGACATCGTGAAGCTGCCCGAGCGCACGAGGGATCTCGTCATCCAGGGCATCAAGCGGGGCGAGGCCACCAACCGGATGCGCCGCCTGTACCCGGAAGACACCCGCGTGGTGGCGGGAGCCCTGGCGGTCCCTCCCGGAGAAGAGGCCCTGTTCGCCCGGGTGCGCCATGGGGTGACGCTCAAGGAGCTCCGCCCCGCCTACGAGGGCAGCATCCACGCCTTTCTCACCTGGGTGGAGGATCGGCTGCGCACGGGAGAGCTTGTTGTCGAGCCTCTGCCCGTGGCCTCTTCGTCCCTCGGCTCCTTCGATTGGGGTCCCGCCCCGGAGACGCTCGGCCCCGAGGATCGCTACAACCTGCTGCTCTCGTTGGTCTACCGCGCCCTTCAAGAGGTGGGCCGGGACGTGGGCATGTTGAGCAGCTTCCTCGATGCGCCGCCTGCGGGGTTGGAGGAGGCGTACTCAGGGGTCACCCTGGATGAAGACGGGCGGGTGGACGTGGCGCTCATTCGCAACAACGTGGCTTCGGGGGATGAGGCGCTCTCCCGCGCGTTGACGCTGGAGGCGCTCGATGCGTTCGTCTCCTATGCACTCTTCACCGCGCAGAACGCGCTGCCCCCCGACATCGCGGGTCAGCTCTCGCTCACCTACCGGGCGCTCCAGGAGGGATTGACGTGA
- a CDS encoding DsbA family protein produces the protein MSQRPFRLVLSALVAASFLSGCNKQTSPATSAAPAASAGQCEPASDTVVATYKLDGAEQKVTYGELTSRIGPPMADLEKRKQDLIKRGLDGYIIEKLVQSEAKKRGLENEDALIKAEVESKVATPSDAEIQKIYDQAKAGNQLPPDVSLEQVKPEIVKMLGEQAKREHAQALFTQLKEKADVQINLPEKRAEVAAIGPSKGPDNAPITIVEFSDFQCPFCSKAIQNVDEVMKSYEGKVKLVFRHFPLSFHADAPKAAEASACAQDQNKFWEFHDKLFASQQNLKVDDLKKYATELGLDAARFNECLDSNKKAELVKKDMADGEKVGVTGTPAFFINGVALSGAVPASEFKTIIDAELKKKK, from the coding sequence ATGTCCCAGCGCCCCTTCCGTCTTGTCCTGTCCGCGCTTGTTGCGGCCTCCTTCCTCTCCGGCTGCAACAAGCAGACGTCGCCGGCCACCTCCGCCGCTCCGGCCGCCTCCGCGGGCCAGTGCGAGCCCGCTTCCGACACGGTCGTCGCGACCTACAAGTTGGATGGGGCCGAGCAGAAGGTGACCTACGGTGAGCTGACCTCGCGCATCGGTCCTCCCATGGCGGACCTCGAGAAGCGCAAGCAGGATCTCATCAAGCGCGGCCTCGATGGCTACATCATCGAGAAGCTCGTCCAGTCCGAGGCCAAGAAGCGCGGGCTCGAGAACGAGGATGCGCTCATCAAGGCCGAGGTGGAGTCGAAGGTCGCCACGCCGTCCGATGCGGAGATCCAGAAGATCTACGACCAGGCGAAGGCCGGCAACCAGCTGCCCCCGGATGTCTCCCTGGAGCAGGTGAAGCCCGAGATCGTCAAGATGCTGGGCGAGCAGGCCAAGCGCGAGCACGCCCAGGCCCTGTTCACCCAGCTGAAGGAAAAGGCGGACGTGCAGATCAACCTGCCCGAGAAGCGCGCCGAAGTGGCCGCCATCGGTCCCTCCAAGGGCCCGGACAATGCGCCCATCACCATCGTGGAGTTCAGCGACTTCCAGTGCCCGTTCTGCAGCAAGGCCATCCAGAACGTGGACGAGGTGATGAAGAGCTACGAGGGCAAGGTGAAGCTGGTGTTCCGCCACTTCCCGCTGAGCTTCCACGCGGATGCGCCCAAGGCCGCCGAGGCCTCCGCCTGCGCCCAGGACCAGAACAAATTCTGGGAATTCCACGACAAGCTCTTCGCCAGCCAGCAGAACCTCAAGGTGGACGACCTGAAGAAGTACGCCACCGAGCTGGGCCTGGATGCCGCCCGTTTCAACGAGTGCCTGGACTCGAACAAGAAGGCAGAGCTCGTCAAGAAGGACATGGCCGATGGCGAGAAGGTGGGGGTCACGGGTACCCCAGCCTTTTTCATCAATGGCGTGGCCCTCTCGGGCGCGGTGCCGGCCTCCGAGTTCAAGACCATCATCGACGCGGAGTTGAAGAAGAAGAAGTAG
- a CDS encoding helix-turn-helix domain-containing protein, translating to MNENALNANVGLKLRGLRLARNIKQTDAAKDLGVSPAYLNLIEKGKRVMPFPLLWKALRYFDQDPEQFMSTLGEGRVDEALAKLLDEPLLKSLDIDSESLQSLSAEPKLAGTVAALFNLYKNTRTQLENVLTQLSAEERTRAQTGQSGGTGPGLRFDYSPFDEVSDFLESHRNYFPELEEQAEAMRRDFQLERLLTSAQLIRLLEERFDFRVRFETAHSGSSVVRRLDLEEQTLTLSPDLTEQPLKFQVATSLGLLLMDREKLVERIVGHGRTRHAETQRLIKVHLANYFAGALMLPYGDFFKEVERTRYDVELLSNIFGTTYETVAHRFCNLSDPKRTGIPFHFLRADIAGNISKRYSGTGLKFATGGGSCGKWAVHLAFLNPGQLTRQYSMMPDGATYFCFAKVQLQPIEGSIVKGTAYSIGLGTHAENAKYLAYGLPTNDLRKDAVASGITCRFCERTDCNQRSAASYRFAFAFDEYTKKDCFFSPLLVHEGGKGERGERHDAMDKALRRRNKEGEG from the coding sequence ATGAACGAGAACGCACTCAACGCGAACGTGGGCCTGAAACTGCGGGGCCTGCGGCTCGCGCGCAACATCAAGCAGACGGATGCGGCGAAGGACCTGGGAGTCTCTCCTGCGTACTTGAACCTCATCGAGAAGGGCAAGCGGGTGATGCCCTTCCCGCTGCTGTGGAAGGCCCTGCGCTACTTCGATCAAGATCCCGAGCAGTTCATGTCCACGCTGGGCGAAGGGCGCGTGGACGAGGCCCTGGCGAAGCTTTTGGACGAGCCGCTCCTCAAGAGCCTGGACATCGACTCCGAGTCGCTCCAGAGCCTGTCGGCGGAGCCGAAGCTCGCGGGCACCGTGGCCGCCCTCTTCAACCTCTACAAGAACACGCGCACACAGTTGGAGAACGTGCTGACGCAGCTGTCCGCCGAGGAGCGCACCCGCGCCCAGACCGGCCAGAGCGGCGGCACGGGGCCCGGGCTGCGCTTTGACTACTCGCCGTTCGACGAGGTGAGCGACTTCCTGGAGTCCCACCGCAACTACTTCCCCGAGTTGGAGGAGCAGGCGGAGGCGATGCGCCGGGACTTTCAGCTGGAGCGGCTGCTCACCAGCGCCCAGCTCATCCGCTTGTTGGAGGAGCGCTTCGACTTCCGGGTGCGGTTCGAGACCGCGCACAGCGGCTCCTCCGTGGTGCGCCGGTTGGACTTGGAAGAGCAGACGCTCACGCTCTCGCCCGATCTCACCGAGCAGCCCCTGAAGTTCCAGGTGGCCACCTCTCTGGGCCTGCTGCTCATGGACCGGGAGAAGCTGGTGGAGCGCATCGTCGGCCATGGCCGCACCCGCCACGCGGAGACGCAGCGCCTCATCAAGGTGCACCTGGCCAACTACTTCGCCGGCGCGCTCATGCTCCCCTACGGAGACTTCTTCAAGGAGGTGGAGCGCACGCGCTACGACGTGGAGCTGCTGTCCAACATCTTCGGCACCACCTACGAGACGGTGGCCCACCGCTTCTGCAACCTCTCGGACCCGAAGCGCACCGGCATCCCCTTCCACTTCCTGCGCGCGGACATCGCCGGCAACATCTCCAAGCGCTACAGCGGCACGGGGCTGAAGTTCGCCACGGGCGGCGGCTCGTGCGGCAAGTGGGCCGTGCACCTGGCCTTCCTCAACCCGGGCCAGCTCACCCGGCAGTATTCGATGATGCCGGATGGGGCCACCTACTTCTGCTTCGCCAAGGTGCAGCTCCAGCCCATCGAGGGCTCCATCGTGAAGGGCACCGCCTACTCCATCGGCCTGGGCACCCACGCGGAGAACGCCAAGTACCTGGCCTATGGCCTGCCCACCAATGATCTGCGCAAGGACGCGGTGGCCAGTGGCATCACCTGCCGCTTCTGCGAGCGGACCGATTGCAACCAGCGTTCGGCGGCCAGCTACCGCTTCGCCTTCGCTTTTGACGAATACACCAAGAAGGATTGCTTCTTCTCGCCCCTGCTCGTGCACGAGGGCGGCAAGGGCGAGCGCGGCGAACGGCACGACGCGATGGACAAGGCGCTCCGGCGCCGCAACAAAGAGGGAGAGGGCTGA
- a CDS encoding tetratricopeptide repeat protein: MSLTDSEHAHIQKALQQQRDSLAALRFTGSPAEVGQGLIQLAELHGMLEDHAGSRQSYEEALGLFKTAGHKAGQAQALYGLGVVRANLEDHPGAIERLAQSAALYNEVKDREGEALCRACIGESLRALGHTDGAEEKYQEALILFRQTRNFQRVAALLLDIGDIRMEAGDYKKARERFLEALSLLEKGDDPEPLALCQLLLGEAEGLLGGHEAARPHLLQAVSLYEQLHEHAFEARARWDLALACYHQQDWPAARVQFEAVLPLYEAQGRSDEAAKVRNVLAHFTARGV; encoded by the coding sequence ATGAGCCTGACGGACAGCGAACACGCCCACATCCAGAAAGCCCTCCAGCAGCAGCGCGACTCGCTCGCGGCCCTGCGCTTCACCGGCAGCCCGGCGGAGGTTGGCCAGGGGCTGATCCAGCTCGCCGAGCTTCACGGCATGCTCGAGGACCATGCCGGCAGCCGCCAGAGTTACGAAGAGGCGCTCGGCCTCTTCAAGACCGCGGGCCACAAGGCGGGCCAGGCCCAGGCGCTCTATGGGCTGGGCGTGGTGCGGGCGAACCTCGAAGACCACCCGGGCGCCATCGAACGGCTGGCCCAGTCGGCGGCCCTTTATAATGAGGTGAAGGATCGCGAGGGCGAGGCGCTCTGCCGCGCCTGCATCGGTGAGTCCCTGCGCGCGCTCGGCCACACGGATGGCGCCGAGGAGAAGTACCAGGAGGCGCTGATCCTCTTCCGCCAGACGCGCAACTTCCAACGCGTGGCCGCCCTGTTGCTGGACATCGGCGACATCCGCATGGAGGCCGGGGACTATAAGAAAGCCCGCGAGCGCTTCCTGGAGGCCCTCTCGCTGCTGGAGAAGGGCGATGATCCGGAGCCCCTGGCGCTCTGCCAGCTCCTGCTCGGTGAGGCCGAAGGGCTGCTCGGCGGCCACGAAGCGGCGCGCCCCCACCTGCTCCAGGCCGTGTCGCTGTACGAGCAGCTCCACGAGCATGCCTTCGAGGCCCGGGCGCGGTGGGATCTGGCCCTGGCCTGCTACCACCAGCAGGACTGGCCCGCAGCACGGGTCCAGTTCGAGGCCGTGCTCCCGCTCTATGAGGCGCAGGGCCGCTCGGACGAGGCGGCCAAGGTGCGCAACGTGCTGGCGCACTTCACGGCGCGGGGCGTGTGA
- the pyrF gene encoding orotidine-5'-phosphate decarboxylase: MTEGSPARERLALAVDLPLDQGLALYERVAPFMGYAKVGLSLFVEHGPAAVTAFQKLGGKVFLDLKLHDIPNTVELAASRAGALGVALLTVHAAGGEAMLKAAVRGAREGARGQGHPPPRVLAVTVLTSLAASDVTAVGLTGTPEAAAQRLAQLAVQAGVDGLVCSPREAEGLRRLLGPSPFLCTPGIRPVGAERGDQARAETPAFAVRAGADLLVVGRPVHTAADPVAAARALAAEVSAG; this comes from the coding sequence GTGACCGAGGGTTCTCCTGCCCGTGAGCGCCTCGCCCTCGCGGTGGATTTGCCGCTGGACCAGGGGCTCGCCCTCTATGAGCGGGTGGCGCCCTTCATGGGTTACGCCAAGGTGGGCCTCTCGCTGTTCGTCGAGCATGGGCCCGCAGCGGTGACCGCCTTCCAGAAGCTCGGGGGGAAGGTTTTCCTCGACTTGAAGCTGCACGACATTCCCAACACCGTAGAGCTGGCGGCTTCGCGCGCCGGAGCTTTGGGGGTGGCGCTGCTCACCGTTCACGCGGCGGGAGGCGAGGCCATGCTGAAGGCCGCCGTGCGAGGCGCGCGTGAGGGGGCACGGGGCCAGGGCCATCCTCCGCCCCGGGTGCTCGCGGTGACGGTGCTGACCTCTCTGGCCGCCTCGGATGTGACGGCGGTGGGCCTCACCGGCACCCCGGAAGCGGCGGCGCAGCGGCTGGCCCAACTGGCGGTGCAAGCTGGAGTGGATGGGTTGGTGTGCTCGCCCCGGGAGGCTGAAGGGCTTCGCCGCTTGCTTGGCCCCTCGCCCTTTCTCTGTACGCCGGGCATTCGCCCCGTGGGGGCGGAACGGGGAGACCAGGCCCGTGCCGAGACACCGGCCTTCGCGGTGCGCGCGGGGGCGGATTTGTTGGTGGTGGGTCGGCCGGTGCACACCGCTGCGGATCCGGTGGCCGCCGCCCGGGCCCTCGCCGCGGAAGTTTCCGCCGGTTGA
- a CDS encoding HvfA family oxazolone/thioamide-modified RiPP metallophore, with protein sequence MNVKALAAVVGTLSLSALATGCASSKSAEAAAAPADSTQSPGSQAANPEQGAAGDTTAAPSAPKGEEGKCGEGKCGEGKCGGKK encoded by the coding sequence ATGAACGTCAAGGCTCTGGCCGCGGTTGTTGGCACCCTCTCGCTCAGCGCGCTCGCCACTGGCTGTGCGTCCTCCAAGTCCGCGGAGGCCGCGGCGGCCCCCGCGGATTCGACCCAATCCCCCGGCAGCCAGGCGGCCAATCCCGAGCAGGGCGCGGCCGGTGACACCACGGCGGCCCCGTCTGCTCCCAAGGGCGAAGAGGGCAAGTGTGGTGAGGGCAAGTGCGGTGAAGGCAAGTGTGGTGGCAAGAAGTAA
- the lpxC gene encoding UDP-3-O-acyl-N-acetylglucosamine deacetylase, whose translation MPSTDNQRTLGHSVSCQGVGLHSGATVNLTLRPAPAHHGILFVRTDTPRPVLIPALSEYVVDTALATTLGKDGVKVSTVEHLLSALAGLGIDNVRVEVDGPEVPVMDGSAAHFVQMVMSAGIRELEEPRSYLVIKKSVTVTEGDKEATLSPSRRFRVSCSIDFKHPLISSQYYEMEMNDRSFSGEISRARTFGFLRDVEMLKKLGLARGGSLENAIVVDEASILNPEGLRFSDEFVRHKILDAIGDVSLFGRPVIGHLKVFKTGHALNHKLVQKVLADPSCYELVPLRRLESERSELRLPELPGGLELGPLLA comes from the coding sequence ATGCCTTCTACCGACAACCAGCGCACTCTCGGCCATTCCGTCTCCTGCCAAGGCGTGGGGCTTCACTCGGGCGCCACGGTGAACCTCACCCTGCGGCCCGCCCCGGCTCACCACGGCATCCTGTTTGTCCGCACGGACACGCCCCGTCCGGTGCTCATCCCGGCGTTGTCCGAGTACGTGGTGGACACGGCGCTGGCCACCACGTTGGGCAAGGACGGGGTGAAGGTGAGCACCGTGGAGCACCTGCTCTCGGCGCTGGCGGGGCTTGGCATCGACAATGTGCGCGTGGAGGTGGATGGTCCCGAGGTGCCCGTCATGGACGGCAGCGCCGCGCACTTCGTGCAGATGGTGATGAGCGCGGGCATCCGGGAGCTGGAGGAGCCGCGCAGCTACCTGGTCATCAAGAAGTCCGTCACCGTGACGGAAGGGGACAAGGAGGCCACGCTGTCTCCGTCGCGCCGCTTCCGTGTCAGCTGCTCCATCGACTTCAAGCACCCGCTCATCTCCAGCCAGTACTACGAGATGGAGATGAATGACCGGAGCTTCTCCGGCGAAATCTCCCGCGCCCGTACCTTTGGCTTTCTGCGGGATGTGGAGATGCTCAAGAAGCTGGGGTTGGCCCGGGGCGGCTCGCTCGAGAACGCCATCGTCGTGGACGAGGCCTCCATCCTCAATCCGGAGGGCTTGCGCTTCTCGGATGAGTTCGTGCGGCACAAGATTCTCGATGCCATCGGGGATGTGTCCCTGTTCGGCAGGCCCGTCATCGGCCACCTGAAGGTCTTCAAGACGGGCCACGCCCTCAACCACAAGCTGGTGCAGAAGGTGCTGGCGGACCCGAGCTGCTACGAGCTCGTCCCGCTCCGGCGGCTGGAATCGGAGCGCTCGGAGCTGCGGCTTCCGGAGTTGCCGGGGGGGTTGGAGCTGGGGCCGTTGCTCGCTTAG
- the bufB gene encoding MNIO family bufferin maturase, with translation MPNSYAHRHGLTFLGAGIGLRREFYETLPCTGRALDWVEIVPENFLSLGGRSQRALDACAERWQVLPHGVGLNIGGPDPLDDGYVTRLAALTRRLDAPFFSDHLCYSRLGGVFLHDLLPLPFNDEAVEHVVPRVREVMDRVGRPFLLENPSYYARMPGGTLDEATFLRRVAEEADCGLLLDVNNIYVNAQNHGYEPRAFVDALPLERVVQLHLAGHERRPDVLIDTHGGPVCDEVWSLYRYVLERTGPVSTLIEWDQSIPSLEAVLDEADRARDGLREAAR, from the coding sequence GTGCCCAACAGCTACGCCCACAGGCATGGACTGACGTTTCTCGGGGCGGGGATTGGGCTGCGGCGCGAGTTCTACGAGACGCTGCCGTGCACCGGGCGCGCGCTCGACTGGGTGGAGATCGTCCCCGAGAACTTCCTGTCCCTGGGCGGACGCTCTCAACGGGCGCTGGACGCCTGTGCCGAGCGCTGGCAGGTGCTTCCCCATGGCGTGGGGCTGAACATCGGCGGGCCGGACCCGCTGGATGACGGTTATGTCACCCGGCTGGCGGCGCTGACGCGGCGGCTGGATGCGCCGTTCTTCTCGGATCACCTCTGCTACTCGCGCCTGGGCGGGGTGTTCCTGCATGACCTGTTGCCGCTGCCCTTCAATGACGAGGCCGTGGAGCATGTGGTCCCCCGTGTCCGCGAGGTGATGGACCGGGTGGGGCGCCCCTTCCTGCTGGAAAACCCGAGCTACTACGCGCGCATGCCCGGGGGGACGCTGGACGAGGCCACCTTCCTGCGGCGCGTGGCCGAGGAAGCCGACTGCGGCCTGCTGCTGGATGTGAACAACATCTATGTGAACGCGCAGAACCACGGCTACGAGCCCCGGGCCTTCGTGGACGCGCTGCCGCTGGAGCGCGTGGTGCAACTCCACCTGGCGGGGCACGAGCGCCGGCCGGACGTGCTCATCGACACGCATGGCGGCCCCGTGTGCGATGAGGTCTGGTCGCTCTACCGTTACGTGCTGGAGCGCACCGGGCCGGTGTCCACGCTCATCGA